In Helianthus annuus cultivar XRQ/B chromosome 8, HanXRQr2.0-SUNRISE, whole genome shotgun sequence, a single genomic region encodes these proteins:
- the LOC110872846 gene encoding cytochrome P450 CYP736A12, translating to MYPTTVAVILLVLTGIFFWRWWSTHLRHKNLPPGPVPLPVIGSLHLLGSLPHRSLHKLSQKYGPIMSVRLGSVQFVIVSSPDAAKLFLGTHDIVFASRPQIQAAKYLSYDNKGMTFSEYGPYWRSVRKFCTVELLSATKVNGFAGMRREEIGLMVEEMKAAAKARKVVNLSETVSWVIEGMVCRMLFGKKKDERFVFKTVIDKSMEATGIFNLADYVPMLAPFDLQGLTKRFKSLSKELDEMFEILIDEHEKRNQASESPNRDQMDFIDILLSLKQEYSYTHDNLSYTIDRSNMKAILLDMVAGAIDTAKTSIEWILSVLIKHPRVMKELQKELKTMVGDKVMVEESDLTRLRYLHMVVKETFRLYPVAPLLVPHQSMEDIAINGYTIPKKTRVLVNYWAFGRDPKVWSDNWDEFLPERFLDNEIDFRGHDFKLIQFGIGRRGCPGMNLGLLNIGLVVSNMVHWFDWELPNGMSPTDLDMKEKFGLTTPREKPLLAIPTYLV from the exons ATGTATCCTACTACAGTTGCAGTGATCCTTCTAGTACTCACCGGTATCTTTTTCTGGCGTTGGTGGTCCACCCATCTTCGCCACAAAAACCTACCACCTGGCCCGGTTCCGTTACCAGTCATCGGAAGCCTCCACTTATTAGGAAGCCTCCCACACCGTTCCCTACATAAGCTATCCCAAAAGTACGGTCCCATCATGTCGGTCCGTCTTGGCTCGGTTCAGTTTGTGATAGTCTCGTCACCGGATGCCGCTAAACTGTTCCTGGGGACCCATGACATCGTCTTTGCTTCTCGTCCTCAAATCCAAGCTGCAAAGTATCTATCTTATGACAACAAGGGCATGACTTTTTCAGAATACGGACCGTATTGGCGGAGTGTAAGAAAGTTTTGCACCGTGGAGTTGCTGAGTGCTACAAAAGTTAATGGTTTTGCTGGGATGAGAAGAGAGGAGATTGGGCTGATGGTGGAGGAGATGAAAGCTGCGGCAAAGGCGCGTAAGGTGGTGAACTTGAGTGAGACAGTAAGTTGGGTGATCGAAGGGATGGTGTGTAGGATGTTGTTTGGCAAgaaaaaagatgagaggtttgtTTTCAAGACTGTTATTGATAAGAGCATGGAAGCAACGGGTATATTCAATTTAGCTGATTATGTACCTATGTTGGCTCCGTTTGATCTTCAG GGTTTGACTAAACGCTTTAAGTCATTAAGTAAGGAGCTTGATGAAATGTTTGAGATTTTGATAGATGAACATGAAAAGCGCAATCAAGCATCCGAGTCTCCAAACCGTGATCAAATGGACTTCATCGACATATTGCTATCACTAAAACAAGAGTATTCATACACCCATGATAATCTATCCTATACAATTGATAGATCAAACATGAAAGCCATATTACTAGATATGGTAGCCGGTGCCATTGACACTGCCAAAACATCCATTGAATGGATTCTATCTGTTCTTATTAAACATCCTAGAGTAATGAAGGAGCTACAAAAAGAGTTGAAAACTATGGTTGGAGATAAAGTGATGGTTGAAGAATCTGATTTGACAAGGTTAAGATACCTACACATGGTAGTTAAGGAAACTTTTCGGCTTTATCCGGTAGCTCCACTCTTGGTTCCTCATCAATCTATGGAGGACATCGCGATCAATGGTTACACTATACCAAAGAAAACACGAGTTCTTGTAAATTATTGGGCATTTGGACGTGACCCGAAAGTTTGGTCCGACAATTGGGATGAGTTTCTTCCCGAGAGGTTTCTTGACAACGAAATTGATTTTCGGGGACACGATTTTAAGCTTATACAATTTGGCATCGGAAGAAGAGGATGTCCTGGAATGAATCTAGGATTACTAAATATTGGCTTGGTGGTTTCCAACATGGTTCATTGGTTTGATTGGGAGCTACCAAATGGCATGTCACCAACTGACTTGGACATGAAAGAAAAATTTGGATTAACTACCCCAAGAGAGAAGCCCTTATTAGCTATTCCGACATACCTCGTCTAA